The Streptomyces sp. B3I8 nucleotide sequence CGCCACCGAACTCGGCCGCCCGATTCCCGGGTGGGAGATAGCGGTGCTCGACGACGAGGGCGTACCCGTCGCGGTCGGGGAGACCGGCGAGATCTGGGTCGCCGGCGCGGGAGTCGCAGAGGGCTATGTCAACCGTCCCGACCTCACCGCGGAGCGTTTTCGCATGCTGGAACCAGCGGGAGGGCCTCCCCGCCTGTTCTACCGCAGCGGCGACCTCGCGGTCCGCGCCGCGAAGGAGACATACCGCATCGTCGGCCGGGCGGACCTCCAGGTCAAGATCAACGGTTTTCGCATCGAACCGGGAGAGATCGAGGTGGCGTTGCGAGGTATCCCCGGGGTGCTCGACGCCATCGTCACCGCGGGCAACAGCCGCCGCGGCGAGCCGATGCTCACCGCGCACTACACCAGTGAGTCCGGACTGAGCCCTGAGCGGCTGCGCGAACTCTTCGCGGCCGAGGTACCCGCCCATCTCGTGCCCGGCGCGTTCGTCCGCATGGCCGACCTCCCCCGCACCGCGTCAGGCAAGAGCGATCGCAGGGCGCTGAGCGAGGAACTCACCGAAAGCAGGTTCGCATGACCGACGAGACCCAACGCCTTCCGCTTTCCGTCAATCAGGAGGCCATGTGGGTCGCGTGGCAGCGCGACCCCGAGCAGCGGTCGCACATCATCCCGCTCCCGTTCGAGGTGGAGGGGCGTCTCGACCTGCCCCGGCTGCGCCGGGCCGTGGGGGCGCTCGCCGCCAGGTATCCGCAGTTGCGTGGACGAGTCGTCGCCACCCCGAAAGGCCCGGTACTGGACTGGTCGGATGCTCCCGCGATACCGGTGCGCGAGACCGAACAGGCCGGCGCTCGGAAAGAGGCTCTGCGACAGCTGTGGCAGCGGCCCTTCGACCTGCGCAGCGGTCCGCTGCTGCGGATAGACGTCCTGAACGACAAAGACTCGCAAACCCTGCTGGTGGCAGCGCACCACCTCGTCAACGACGGCGCGGGCGTCCTGATCATGATGGAGGCGCTGCGCGCCGCGTACAACGACGGATCGGTCGCCGACGGGACGGTGGCCCCTCTCGGAGCGGCACGCCTCCACGCCGAGCGCACCAGGGAACTCGCCGACGGGGATTCGGGGCAGGCGCACCGTGCCTACTGGCGCGCGATCCTCGGCGACGGCGGCCCGGACTTCGAGCTGCCGCGCAACACCGAGCCGGGCGGTTACACGATGCTCGGCGACTACATACCCCAGGAACTCGAGATCCGGCTGCGGGCGTCCGCCGAGGAGCATGGCGTCTCCTACGTCACGGTCCTGCTCACCGGCTACTTCGCGCTGCTACGCCGGTACTCGGCCTCCGACGACCTCTTGGCCTTCGTGCCCTTCCACGGCAGGACGGATCCCGAACTCGCCGATCAGGTGGGCTATTTCGTCAATCCGCTCCCAGTCCGGCATCGGATCCGCGCCTTTGACCGGTACCGTGATCTGTTGACGCGGGTGCGTTTGGAGGTCAAGGACGCCCTGCGGTTCGGCGAGCTGCCGTTGCCCAGCATCATGCGCGCGGCCGGGCTCTCCGGCCCGCAGGCCCACGCCCGGACCCACCAGGCGCTGTTCCAGTACTGGAACGCGGGACTGCGCTCCGGCACAGATCTGCAGCATCTGGAGTTCGACGGTGCCGTACTGCGGATGTCCGACGTGGAGAGCAGTGCCGGGTTCACACTCGCCGTCATGGTGCGGGAAGACAGCTCCGGCACCCACGTGCTGTGGAAGGACCCGGAGGGTGTCCTCGGGCTCGCCCAGGTGCGGGCCATGGCTTCGGACTACCTCGACGTGCTCGCGGACATCGCGGACCGCCCGGGCTCGACAGTCGCCGCCCCGCTCGCCTCGTCCACCGATCCGGCGGCCGGCCACCCGCTGGCCGGGCCGCAGCCGGAGTCCGGGCCGGAGGCCGGCCCCGGTGCCACCGTTGAGCGTTCAGGCATGATCGAGGTCTGGCAGGAGGTGCTGGGCGTCCCTGACATCGACTGGCGGGATTCATTCTTCGAACTCGGAGGGCACTCACTGCTGGCCGAGTCACTGATCCACTCCGTGGGCGAACGTTTCGGCGTCGAGGTCTCGCTCCGCACGCTGTTCGACTACCCGCGGCTGTCGGACTTCACCGAGCAGGTGCTGGGTGCCCCCCGGGCCGAGTCGGTGGACAGCGAGCCCGAGGCGGGCCGCGCGGAGGACGCGGATGCGCACTGGCGGCCCCTGCCCCACCGGATGGCCCTGGGACTGAGCCGGGAGCAGCGGCCGGACGGCGTCATTCCCGCGGAGAGCATCATCTGCAAGGTCTTCGAGTTCCCCGGCGTCCGTGTCGACCCACCCCGGCTGGACCGTGCGGTGCGGTGGGCCGCGGCGGCCAATCCCTCGCTGACAGCCGAATACCGCATCGACGCGTCACACGGCCCGTTGTACCGGCCCCGCCCGCCCCGTCCCGGACTGGTGGAACTGGTACGGACGGCATCGGACGACTGGGAGACGGTGCGGCGCGTCGCGGACAAGATCGCCAGTGAGGAGATCGTGCGCGACCTGGACGTACGTGAAGGGCAAGCGCTCTACGTGGCCTGTGTGCACGGACCCGGAGCCGGCTTCGCGCTCGTGATCAGGATCGACCACTCGGTGTGCGACGGCCTGTCCTTCAACCGCTTCCTCAAAGACATGAGCGATGCCTACGCGACGGACGACGAACGGGAGTTCCAGGCCGGCCACACTCGTGCCGCCCTCTCGGACGTCGCCGTCGCAGAGCGCATCGCGCTCGAAGACACCCGCACCGAGGCACTGCGCGCAGCCTGGCGCGCCCGCCTTCCTCGGGGTGTACCGGAGATGTTCATCAACGACACGACACCGTGGTCGAAGTGCCCGCCCCACGGGAGCAACGTCCAGATCGTGCTGCGCGGCGAGGAGTACCAGCGGCACCTGGCGGAGGCACGGCAGCACCGGGCGACCGGGTTCATGGTCGCCATCACGAAGATCCTGCGTGCCCTGCGGCCCGTGCTGCTCAATGACGAACTCGCCTTCTTCTGCCCGTTCCCCGGACGCTTCGTGCCGGAGGCCACGGGTACTGTCGGCAACTTCGTCAACCTGCTGCCGGTGGTGGTCGACGCACCGCGCGGCACGGACGCGCCGAACACGCTCAAAGCGGTCCGCAACGCGATGCTCTGGACCCTCCAGCATCAGGGGCTGCCCTTCGCCACGGTGCTCGACGAGGTGCGCGAGGTCGACCCGACGGGTGAGCAGTACCCGAAGAAGCGCCGCTCCATCTTCATCGCGGGCAACGAGCCCGACCGCTTCACGCTCGACGGCGTCTCCGCCACGACGCGGGTCCCCGACCTCACCTCCGCCATGTTCGATCTCAGTGTCTGGGTCACCGACACCGGCTCGGAGCTGGTCTGTTCCGCGGTCTTCCGCCGCTCCCTGCTGGATCTCGAAGCAGTGCGCAAGGTGCTCACCGCGATCGGTGCGCCGTTGGAGTCCCTCCCGGACAGCGGCATGTGATCCGAACCGGACGGAACGCGGGCACGCGGCGGGACGGCACCCCCGGTCCTGGTCCGGCCGGGCGCGGGTGCCGTCCACGATCCGTGGCCGGTCCGCGGCATCGGCCGGCAGGACCACCGGCCCGAGCCCGCATCGTCACGTCGGTACAGCAGCGAACCGCCACGGCCAGGACCCTCGGACGGCCGCGGCGCCCACGGCCGCCCGTGCGGCCCGCCGTTCCCGCCGCGCGCCCGCTCGGCCCTCGACACGCCGGCCACACACCGGAGATGTCCTGTCACGGCCTTGCGGCCGATGGCCCCGGTCGTCCCCTGCACGAGGACGTCCTGCCCGGCCCGCACCGAGACAGCGCCGGCCTGCCGGCCTTCGGTCCGGGCCGACCCGACCGGCGACGGGCCCCGCCGGTCCCTCGGACCACCGCTCCGCGTCACCGCCCTGGTCCGAGCGCGATCGGCAGACCGACGGCCATGACCGCGCAGGCAGACAGCGGCGGCGAACTCGCCTCTGCTCCGCCGAGGTCGGCGCAGAGGCCGCACGACTTCCCCGGCCGTGGGACCGAGGCCGTCCCTCGCGAAGCGCGCCTGGATCGAAGTGCGAAGCGGGGCCGGGGAAGTGTGTCCCACTCGGTGCGGATCAGCCCTGCCGTTCGGGGCGGCGCGCTATCGTAAGCGTTCGGTCGGTGGGTCCGAAGAGTGGGACGGGCGGTCCACACCTCCCCCGGCCGGGTCACGCGCTCCCGGGCGGCCGGGTCGTCGAACGGTCGTGGCCGTGTGCCATGCCGCAGCCTCGGCCGACCCGCCCCTCGCGCCGGTCGGTCCCTTCCGGTCCCGGCATGCCGTGCGTCCACGGGCATCCTGCCGCACGCCATGACCAACGACCACAGGAAGGTCCTCCCGTGCACCCGTCCGCCCCCGAGGAGACCGTCGCTCCCGCGCCCCGACCGGCCGACCGCTCCCACGCCCTGTCCTGGACACCCGACCTGCTGCGCGACACCGCCTTCCGCCGTTACTGGACCGCCCAGACCGTGTCGTACCTCGGCGACCAGGTGTCCGCCCTCACCCTCCCCCTCATCGCCGTCACCGTGGTGCACGCGGGCGCGGTGCAGATGGGCTGTCTCAGCGCCGCGGCCTGGCTGCCGCACCTGCTGTTCGGGCCGTACGCCGGGCTGTGGGCGGACCGCCGCAGCCACCGGCGCCGTGTCATGATCGCCGCCGATCTGGGCCGCTTCACGCTGCTGCTCGGCCTGGCCCTCTTCTACGCCTTCGGCACGCTGACGTTCACCGTCCTGTTCGCGATGGCCTTCGGCGTCGGGCTGCTGTCGGTCCTCTTCGAGGTGTGCAACCCCCCGCTCTTCAAAGCCCTGGTGCCGCCCGAGCACTATGTGTCCGGCAACTCGCTGAGCAGCGGCAGCCGAGCCATGGCGAAGATCGTCGGCCCGAGCGCCGGCGGTTTCCTGGTGCAGCTGCTCTCCGCGCCTGCC carries:
- a CDS encoding condensation domain-containing protein, translating into MTDETQRLPLSVNQEAMWVAWQRDPEQRSHIIPLPFEVEGRLDLPRLRRAVGALAARYPQLRGRVVATPKGPVLDWSDAPAIPVRETEQAGARKEALRQLWQRPFDLRSGPLLRIDVLNDKDSQTLLVAAHHLVNDGAGVLIMMEALRAAYNDGSVADGTVAPLGAARLHAERTRELADGDSGQAHRAYWRAILGDGGPDFELPRNTEPGGYTMLGDYIPQELEIRLRASAEEHGVSYVTVLLTGYFALLRRYSASDDLLAFVPFHGRTDPELADQVGYFVNPLPVRHRIRAFDRYRDLLTRVRLEVKDALRFGELPLPSIMRAAGLSGPQAHARTHQALFQYWNAGLRSGTDLQHLEFDGAVLRMSDVESSAGFTLAVMVREDSSGTHVLWKDPEGVLGLAQVRAMASDYLDVLADIADRPGSTVAAPLASSTDPAAGHPLAGPQPESGPEAGPGATVERSGMIEVWQEVLGVPDIDWRDSFFELGGHSLLAESLIHSVGERFGVEVSLRTLFDYPRLSDFTEQVLGAPRAESVDSEPEAGRAEDADAHWRPLPHRMALGLSREQRPDGVIPAESIICKVFEFPGVRVDPPRLDRAVRWAAAANPSLTAEYRIDASHGPLYRPRPPRPGLVELVRTASDDWETVRRVADKIASEEIVRDLDVREGQALYVACVHGPGAGFALVIRIDHSVCDGLSFNRFLKDMSDAYATDDEREFQAGHTRAALSDVAVAERIALEDTRTEALRAAWRARLPRGVPEMFINDTTPWSKCPPHGSNVQIVLRGEEYQRHLAEARQHRATGFMVAITKILRALRPVLLNDELAFFCPFPGRFVPEATGTVGNFVNLLPVVVDAPRGTDAPNTLKAVRNAMLWTLQHQGLPFATVLDEVREVDPTGEQYPKKRRSIFIAGNEPDRFTLDGVSATTRVPDLTSAMFDLSVWVTDTGSELVCSAVFRRSLLDLEAVRKVLTAIGAPLESLPDSGM